Proteins encoded together in one Dechloromonas sp. HYN0024 window:
- a CDS encoding DUF2341 domain-containing protein, whose protein sequence is MTSMRSGLTALLLSVSLFAHAGDWAHKQKVTLDTTPTGAELKQEVTQIPVAVRLHSGNFTFADAKPDGSDVRFMSADGKTPLKFHLEQYDPTNELGMAWVQVPRVAANAKAAGFVIEWGKADAPATADAKGTYDAAQIFALHLSAPDVGRDATGNANSAREAAGKPVAAGPMGGSLEFDGASRLVLPASPSLRIASANGFTFTTWVKPVAMEGGKLMSIGSLSIGLVAGIPVVSLGTTQVKAGTALKPGLWQHLAVTAVAGKVSLFVDGAAAGNGDLALTDLAGDVVLADGFRGEVDEIGLAGVARSADYIKALAVSQSAESPMVSFDEEVGGEGINYFSILLGAVTIDGWIVIGILIIMFVISVVVMVGKAQYLSRLKKGNAEFLERFGESSAEMLTPGSAIAEAQADDPLLRHSSITRLYAVGLREIAHRFDAMGKLGDTPALSGAALDSIRASLDATQIREGQRINSQIVLLTIAISGGPFLGLLGTVVGVMITFAAIAAAGDVNVNSIAPGIAAALVATVAGLAVAIPALFGYNWLASQIKNVTADMSVFADEFITKAAELHSR, encoded by the coding sequence ATGACCTCAATGCGCTCCGGCCTGACGGCCCTCCTCCTTTCCGTGTCGTTGTTTGCCCATGCGGGAGACTGGGCGCATAAACAGAAGGTGACGCTCGACACGACGCCGACGGGGGCGGAACTGAAGCAGGAAGTCACCCAGATTCCCGTGGCCGTGCGTCTGCATAGCGGTAATTTCACTTTTGCCGATGCCAAGCCGGATGGTTCCGATGTGCGCTTCATGTCGGCCGATGGCAAGACGCCGCTCAAGTTCCATCTGGAACAGTACGACCCGACCAACGAACTGGGCATGGCCTGGGTGCAGGTGCCGCGCGTTGCGGCCAATGCCAAGGCGGCCGGCTTCGTGATCGAGTGGGGCAAGGCCGATGCACCGGCTACTGCCGATGCCAAGGGCACTTACGACGCGGCGCAGATTTTTGCCCTGCACCTGTCCGCCCCGGATGTCGGACGCGACGCGACCGGCAATGCCAATAGCGCCCGTGAAGCCGCCGGCAAGCCGGTAGCGGCCGGGCCGATGGGTGGCTCGCTGGAATTCGATGGCGCCTCGCGTCTGGTCCTGCCGGCCTCGCCGTCCCTGCGCATCGCGTCGGCTAACGGTTTTACCTTCACCACCTGGGTCAAGCCGGTGGCAATGGAAGGCGGCAAGCTGATGAGTATCGGCTCGCTGAGCATCGGCCTGGTCGCCGGCATACCGGTCGTTTCCCTGGGCACCACCCAGGTCAAGGCCGGCACAGCGCTCAAGCCGGGCCTCTGGCAGCATCTGGCGGTGACCGCCGTGGCCGGCAAGGTTTCGCTGTTTGTCGATGGCGCAGCTGCTGGCAATGGAGATCTTGCCCTCACCGATCTAGCCGGCGATGTCGTCCTGGCTGATGGGTTCCGTGGCGAGGTCGATGAAATCGGCCTGGCTGGCGTGGCGCGCTCGGCTGACTACATCAAGGCGCTGGCTGTGAGCCAGTCGGCAGAATCGCCGATGGTCAGTTTCGATGAAGAGGTGGGCGGCGAAGGCATCAACTACTTCTCCATCCTGCTCGGCGCGGTGACGATTGACGGTTGGATCGTCATCGGCATCCTGATCATCATGTTCGTCATCAGCGTCGTGGTCATGGTCGGCAAGGCGCAATACCTGTCACGCCTCAAGAAGGGCAATGCAGAATTCCTCGAGCGCTTTGGCGAGTCCTCGGCCGAAATGCTGACGCCGGGTTCGGCCATCGCCGAAGCGCAGGCTGATGACCCGCTTCTGCGTCATTCGAGCATTACGCGCCTGTATGCCGTCGGCCTGCGCGAAATCGCCCACCGCTTTGACGCCATGGGCAAGCTGGGCGACACCCCGGCACTGTCCGGCGCCGCCCTCGATTCGATCCGCGCCTCGCTCGATGCCACGCAGATTCGTGAAGGCCAGCGCATCAACAGCCAGATCGTGCTACTCACCATCGCCATTTCCGGCGGCCCCTTCCTCGGCCTGCTCGGCACCGTGGTCGGCGTCATGATCACCTTCGCGGCCATTGCTGCAGCTGGTGACGTCAATGTTAACTCCATCGCGCCGGGTATTGCGGCAGCGCTGGTCGCCACCGTGGCCGGTCTGGCGGTCGCCATCCCGGCGCTATTCGGCTACAACTGGCTGGCTTCCCAGATCAAGAACGTGACGGCTGATATGTCGGTGTTTGCTGACGAGTTCATTACCAAGGCCGCGGAACTGCATTCGCGCTGA